In a genomic window of Occallatibacter riparius:
- a CDS encoding tetratricopeptide repeat protein, translating to MTLLAAATLWTGRVRAGQEQQSPLVKMPDGSEFLPEYARQPSMFRPATEAPNNILIDAPVNGTIYPPDVIAPQFKWRDNNPAATVWRVEINFGGKGKPIRVSSDGEKLKIPEVDASLSGYVPPTLSPEEQQMHAWRPDVKMWEEIKKRSTGVKAMVTISGYAAEKSAQPVSSAQATFETSRDAVGAPIFYRNVPLIPPQEGTTQRGVIKPLPDSVLPKIRWELRYINETHNHLMMTNLPTCGNCHSFSRDGKVMGIDVDGPANDKGLYALTPLNKVTTISNDYLVRWSAFSEEGGQKRFGFMSQVSPDGKYVVNSIDVPRAKGMRVVDRLYNGFYPYYGFGQVFYPTRGVLAWYSKESGKLQTLPGADDPNFVQTSAFWSPDGKWLIFSRATASNPYPAGYKRSLYANDPNETQVQYDLYRIPFNNGKGGVAEPVRGASDNGMSNNFPKVSPDGKWIVFVRCKNGLLMRPDSRLYIVPFEGGEARALESNLPVMNSWHSWSPNGKWLVFSSKSPSFYTRMYLTHIDEQGHASPPVEVENATASNRAVNIPEFLNIGANDLDHIETPAIDYYREFDTAQQLQDEAKYAEAIPAWKVAAAKDPTDARPFNNLGVALAAMGQFDDAIDAYKRSLTINPESSQTHNNFGSALAEAGRLDEAMENIRTAIELNPDNGAAHVNLGHMLEVRGGAREEAKAELRKGIELAPKLSDGHNVYGVILAREGQMDEAIAELQTAVDLAPRSAECQFNLGRAMAASNRFADAVPHFEAAASLTGGKEPAILQMLAGIYSDTGQYAKAVDVAQRALDIAEQRNDRELAQQLRANLSRYRSQMQTGQQ from the coding sequence TTGACACTGTTGGCGGCCGCAACGCTCTGGACGGGCCGCGTCCGCGCTGGGCAGGAGCAGCAGTCGCCGCTGGTGAAGATGCCGGACGGGAGCGAATTCCTTCCCGAATATGCGCGGCAGCCCTCGATGTTTCGCCCGGCGACGGAAGCGCCGAACAATATTCTGATCGACGCGCCGGTGAATGGAACCATCTACCCGCCCGATGTGATTGCCCCGCAATTCAAATGGCGCGATAACAATCCGGCAGCGACGGTGTGGCGCGTTGAGATAAATTTCGGCGGGAAGGGGAAGCCGATCCGTGTTTCGTCGGATGGCGAGAAGCTGAAGATCCCCGAAGTCGATGCGAGTCTCAGCGGTTATGTTCCGCCGACGCTGAGCCCTGAAGAGCAGCAGATGCACGCGTGGCGGCCCGATGTGAAGATGTGGGAGGAGATCAAGAAGCGCTCCACCGGTGTGAAGGCGATGGTGACGATCAGCGGATACGCGGCCGAGAAATCGGCGCAGCCTGTTTCGAGCGCGCAGGCTACGTTTGAGACATCGCGCGATGCTGTGGGCGCGCCGATCTTTTATCGCAATGTGCCGCTGATTCCTCCGCAGGAGGGAACGACGCAGCGCGGCGTGATCAAGCCACTGCCTGACTCCGTGCTGCCCAAGATTCGCTGGGAGCTGCGGTATATCAACGAGACGCACAATCACCTGATGATGACGAACCTGCCGACGTGCGGCAATTGCCACTCCTTCTCGCGCGATGGCAAGGTGATGGGCATTGATGTCGACGGACCTGCGAATGACAAGGGCCTTTATGCGCTGACGCCGTTGAATAAGGTCACGACCATCAGCAACGACTACCTGGTGCGCTGGAGCGCCTTCAGCGAGGAGGGCGGGCAGAAGCGTTTCGGGTTCATGAGCCAGGTTTCGCCCGATGGCAAATACGTTGTGAATTCGATTGATGTGCCGCGCGCGAAGGGCATGCGCGTTGTCGATCGGCTGTACAACGGTTTTTATCCTTACTACGGGTTTGGGCAGGTGTTCTATCCCACGCGCGGCGTGCTGGCCTGGTATAGCAAGGAGAGCGGCAAGCTGCAGACATTGCCCGGCGCGGACGATCCCAATTTCGTGCAGACATCAGCCTTCTGGAGCCCCGATGGGAAGTGGCTGATTTTTTCGCGTGCCACGGCGAGCAATCCGTATCCGGCGGGCTACAAGCGCTCGCTGTATGCTAACGATCCCAACGAGACTCAGGTGCAATACGATCTTTACCGCATTCCGTTCAATAACGGAAAGGGCGGAGTGGCCGAGCCTGTGCGGGGCGCGAGCGACAACGGCATGAGCAACAACTTCCCCAAGGTCTCGCCCGACGGCAAGTGGATTGTGTTTGTGCGCTGCAAGAATGGGTTGCTGATGCGGCCTGACAGCAGGCTTTACATTGTGCCGTTCGAGGGCGGGGAAGCGCGGGCGCTTGAGTCGAACCTGCCGGTGATGAACTCGTGGCACTCGTGGTCGCCGAACGGGAAATGGCTGGTGTTCTCGTCAAAGAGCCCGTCGTTCTATACGCGCATGTATCTCACGCACATTGACGAGCAGGGCCACGCGAGCCCGCCGGTTGAAGTGGAGAATGCGACGGCATCGAATCGCGCGGTGAACATTCCGGAATTTTTGAATATCGGCGCGAACGATTTGGACCACATTGAAACGCCGGCCATTGATTACTATCGCGAGTTCGATACAGCGCAGCAGCTACAGGACGAAGCGAAATACGCGGAGGCTATTCCCGCATGGAAGGTGGCTGCGGCCAAGGATCCGACGGATGCGCGGCCTTTCAACAATCTCGGTGTGGCGCTGGCTGCAATGGGACAGTTTGATGATGCGATTGATGCGTACAAAAGATCGCTGACGATCAATCCTGAGAGCTCGCAGACTCACAACAATTTTGGCAGTGCCCTGGCCGAGGCGGGCAGGCTCGACGAGGCGATGGAGAACATCCGCACGGCCATCGAGCTGAATCCGGATAATGGCGCGGCGCACGTGAATCTGGGACACATGCTGGAAGTACGCGGCGGCGCGCGCGAAGAAGCGAAGGCCGAGTTGAGGAAGGGAATTGAGCTCGCGCCCAAGCTCTCCGATGGACACAATGTGTACGGCGTGATTCTGGCGCGCGAAGGGCAGATGGACGAGGCCATAGCGGAGCTGCAGACGGCTGTCGATCTCGCGCCGCGCTCGGCTGAGTGCCAGTTCAATCTTGGACGGGCGATGGCGGCGAGCAACCGCTTCGCGGACGCGGTGCCTCACTTCGAGGCTGCGGCCTCGCTCACCGGCGGCAAGGAGCCGGCTATTCTGCAGATGCTGGCCGGAATTTATTCCGACACCGGCCAATATGCGAAGGCGGTGGACGTGGCGCAGCGCGCGTTAGATATCGCCGAGCAGCGCAACGATCGCGAACTCGCGCAGCAATTGCGTGCAAATCTTTCGCGTTATCGCTCGCAGATGCAGACAGGGCAGCAGTGA
- a CDS encoding sensor histidine kinase, whose product MKDQFVPPDAGIAMEFPVQPMSDLVRDFDWSTTPLGSADKWPESLKATVRILLTSRFPMWMAWGPELTFLYNDAYARVTLGKKHPWALGKPATEVWSEIWSDIGPRIARVMETGEASWDETLFLILERSGYQEETYHTFSYSPLGSNDHIEGMLCVVMEDTGRVIGERQMAALGTLGAALVDANTREEVFAAIARGLTDQRDMPFALTYLFEEDGSRVRLVAHSGVELGQKIAVRESPTDSEDFPWPVEQLLLTNRAVTVENLAELFPDRPRGVWDRPPVQARMVPITRRGQERPAGVFIAGLNPYRQLTASYDRFLELVAGQIAAAIVNAEAYEEERTRAAALAELDRAKTAFFSNVSHELRTPLTLILGPIEDALNNQSALSPESLELLHRNALRHDQCAQQRRPGHSLPHLHPCRYDDRSLA is encoded by the coding sequence ATGAAAGACCAGTTCGTGCCTCCGGATGCCGGAATTGCGATGGAATTCCCGGTGCAGCCGATGAGCGACCTGGTGCGCGACTTCGACTGGTCAACAACCCCGCTGGGCTCGGCCGACAAGTGGCCCGAAAGCCTCAAAGCCACCGTTCGCATTCTCCTCACCTCGCGCTTCCCCATGTGGATGGCGTGGGGTCCGGAGCTAACTTTTCTCTACAACGACGCCTACGCCCGCGTAACCCTCGGCAAGAAACATCCCTGGGCCCTCGGCAAGCCCGCAACGGAAGTATGGTCGGAGATCTGGTCGGACATCGGCCCCCGCATCGCGCGCGTAATGGAAACGGGCGAAGCATCGTGGGATGAGACCTTGTTCCTGATCCTGGAGCGCAGCGGCTACCAGGAAGAGACCTACCACACCTTCTCGTACAGTCCGCTCGGCTCCAACGATCACATTGAAGGCATGCTTTGCGTGGTCATGGAAGACACCGGTCGCGTCATCGGCGAGCGCCAGATGGCCGCGCTCGGTACCCTGGGCGCTGCCCTGGTTGACGCCAACACGCGCGAAGAGGTCTTTGCCGCTATCGCGCGAGGCCTGACCGACCAGCGCGACATGCCCTTCGCCCTCACCTACCTGTTCGAGGAGGATGGCTCGCGCGTCCGCCTCGTGGCGCACAGCGGCGTTGAGCTCGGCCAGAAGATCGCCGTGCGCGAGAGCCCTACCGACAGTGAGGACTTCCCCTGGCCCGTCGAGCAACTGCTCCTGACCAATCGTGCCGTGACGGTGGAGAACCTCGCCGAATTGTTCCCCGATCGGCCCCGAGGCGTATGGGACCGGCCTCCCGTGCAGGCGCGCATGGTTCCCATTACCCGCCGCGGCCAGGAGCGGCCTGCCGGCGTATTCATCGCCGGACTCAACCCATACCGGCAACTCACCGCCTCTTACGATCGCTTTCTCGAACTCGTTGCCGGACAGATCGCCGCCGCCATCGTGAATGCCGAAGCCTACGAAGAAGAACGCACCCGGGCTGCGGCACTGGCGGAACTCGACCGCGCCAAAACGGCCTTCTTCTCCAACGTGAGCCACGAACTGCGCACGCCGCTCACGCTGATCCTCGGTCCGATCGAAGACGCGCTAAACAACCAATCCGCGCTCTCGCCCGAATCGCTCGAGCTGCTGCACAGGAATGCCCTGCGCCACGATCAATGTGCGCAGCAAAGAAGGCCTGGGCACAGTCTTCCGCATCTTCATCCCTGTCGATACGACGACCGCAGCCTAGCGTGA
- a CDS encoding thioredoxin domain-containing protein, whose translation MQAHFPPGDSGSNRLDHSSSSYLRSARHQPVHWHPWGEEAFARARAEEKPILLDIGAVWCHWCHVMDRESYEDAETAAIVNKHFVAVKVDRDERPDVDSRYQAAVQAISGQGGWPLTAFLTPDGHPYFGGTYFPHDERYGRPGFPRVLETMAQVWKDRREEALESASSVMAAVEHSETFTGPTAELSLGVVDKIAGAMLSQFDARNGGFGSQPKFPQPAALDLLLEMAMNRDNEQARDAFLTTLEKMGCGGTYDHLAGGFHRYSVDERWLVPHFEKMLYDNTELLRNYVHGFQSYVRQDFKSVANHIMFWLDSNMTDRLRGGFYASQDADYGLDDDGDYFTWTLDEARAVLGPDELKAASVYYDIGELGDMHHNPAKNVLHVKMTREQAAVLVGVSVEQFNQLLASARSKMIAARAQRPMPFIDRTLYTGWNAMAITAYFEAGRVLRNPAAINFALLTLRRLLAEAWSGADLLNHVIAYSDQLAGEETQKIPGTLDDYAFTVHACLDGWFASGRMEFYRAAITLADAMIARFYDSTAGAFNDTASTGGTLGALTAKRKPLQDSPTPAGNPTAASALLRLEALSNLSEYRKIAETTLTSFAGIVEHLGLYAGSYGLALERLLLDPVQVVIVGSGAEAARLEALAVARYSVNKTVMRIGPFRVTPGGIPEALAQMLLNVPAPEGKDVWAIVCRGRTCLPPITDAEELLKALEEN comes from the coding sequence ATGCAAGCCCACTTCCCCCCAGGCGATTCCGGGTCCAACCGGCTGGATCATTCGTCATCTTCCTACCTGCGTTCAGCCCGCCATCAACCCGTGCACTGGCATCCATGGGGTGAGGAGGCGTTCGCCCGCGCCAGGGCCGAAGAGAAGCCGATCCTGCTCGATATCGGAGCGGTCTGGTGCCACTGGTGCCACGTCATGGACCGGGAGTCGTACGAAGATGCTGAGACTGCGGCCATCGTCAACAAGCATTTTGTAGCCGTGAAGGTTGACCGCGACGAACGCCCTGACGTGGATTCGCGCTATCAGGCTGCGGTACAGGCCATAAGCGGGCAGGGCGGATGGCCACTGACGGCGTTCCTGACTCCGGATGGGCACCCCTACTTCGGCGGGACGTATTTCCCCCACGACGAGCGCTACGGCCGCCCTGGTTTTCCGCGGGTCCTGGAGACCATGGCGCAGGTGTGGAAGGATCGCCGCGAGGAGGCGCTCGAGTCGGCATCGAGCGTGATGGCAGCCGTGGAGCACAGCGAGACCTTCACGGGACCGACAGCCGAACTGAGCCTAGGCGTCGTGGACAAGATCGCCGGAGCGATGCTGTCGCAGTTCGACGCTCGTAATGGCGGGTTCGGCTCGCAGCCCAAGTTTCCGCAGCCGGCAGCACTCGATCTGCTGCTCGAAATGGCGATGAACCGCGACAACGAGCAGGCCCGCGACGCGTTTCTCACAACGCTGGAGAAGATGGGCTGCGGCGGCACGTACGACCACCTGGCAGGCGGGTTCCACCGCTATTCAGTCGATGAGCGCTGGCTGGTTCCGCACTTCGAGAAGATGCTCTACGACAATACGGAACTGCTGCGCAACTACGTGCACGGGTTCCAGAGCTATGTTCGGCAGGACTTCAAGTCGGTGGCCAACCACATTATGTTCTGGCTTGACTCGAACATGACGGACCGTTTGCGGGGAGGCTTCTATGCTTCGCAGGATGCTGACTACGGGCTCGACGACGATGGCGACTACTTTACCTGGACTCTCGACGAAGCACGTGCCGTGCTTGGTCCGGACGAGTTGAAGGCCGCGTCGGTTTATTACGACATCGGCGAACTCGGCGACATGCATCACAATCCCGCGAAGAACGTGCTGCACGTGAAAATGACGCGAGAGCAAGCGGCGGTGCTGGTCGGTGTTTCGGTGGAGCAGTTCAATCAATTGCTGGCCTCCGCGCGCTCAAAGATGATTGCGGCGCGGGCGCAGCGGCCGATGCCGTTCATCGATCGCACGCTCTATACGGGCTGGAACGCGATGGCCATCACGGCTTATTTCGAAGCTGGACGCGTGCTCCGTAATCCCGCGGCGATCAACTTCGCACTGCTTACGTTGCGGCGTTTGCTGGCAGAAGCGTGGAGCGGCGCAGACCTGCTGAACCACGTGATCGCCTATTCCGATCAGCTTGCGGGCGAGGAGACGCAGAAGATTCCCGGTACGCTGGACGACTATGCATTCACCGTGCACGCCTGTCTCGACGGATGGTTTGCCAGCGGGCGGATGGAGTTCTACCGCGCCGCAATTACGCTCGCAGATGCGATGATCGCCCGCTTCTACGACTCCACTGCTGGTGCGTTTAATGACACGGCGAGCACGGGCGGGACTCTCGGAGCACTCACCGCAAAGCGAAAGCCTCTTCAGGACTCGCCGACGCCAGCGGGAAATCCTACTGCGGCATCAGCACTGCTGCGGCTTGAAGCGCTCTCGAATCTCTCCGAGTATCGCAAAATCGCAGAGACTACGCTGACGTCTTTTGCTGGCATCGTGGAGCACCTGGGCCTCTACGCGGGCAGCTACGGGCTTGCTCTCGAACGCCTGCTTCTCGATCCAGTCCAGGTGGTGATTGTCGGATCTGGCGCTGAGGCAGCGCGGCTCGAAGCGCTGGCCGTGGCGCGCTACAGCGTGAATAAGACCGTCATGCGCATCGGGCCGTTTCGCGTGACGCCCGGAGGTATTCCCGAAGCGCTGGCCCAGATGCTGCTCAACGTGCCGGCGCCGGAAGGGAAGGATGTGTGGGCGATCGTCTGCCGTGGACGGACGTGCCTGCCGCCGATTACGGATGCTGAGGAGCTGTTGAAGGCGCTGGAAGAAAACTGA
- a CDS encoding DUF2200 domain-containing protein yields the protein MDNTRVFRMSFASVYPLLVAKAERKGRTKEEVDAIIRWLTGYDDATLQRQIETKVDYQTFFAQAPRMNPNVSKITGVICGYRVEQIEDKLMQQIRHLDKLVDELAKGKSMDKILRK from the coding sequence ATGGACAACACCAGGGTATTCAGGATGTCGTTCGCGAGCGTCTACCCGCTGCTGGTCGCTAAAGCGGAGAGAAAGGGCCGTACGAAAGAAGAGGTTGATGCCATCATCCGCTGGCTCACGGGCTACGATGACGCTACGCTGCAACGGCAAATCGAGACGAAGGTCGATTACCAAACCTTCTTCGCCCAGGCTCCACGTATGAACCCCAATGTCTCGAAGATCACCGGCGTTATCTGTGGCTATCGAGTGGAGCAGATCGAGGACAAGTTGATGCAGCAGATCCGTCACCTGGACAAGCTGGTGGATGAACTGGCCAAAGGAAAGTCCATGGACAAGATCCTGCGCAAGTGA
- a CDS encoding mechanosensitive ion channel family protein, translated as MHGFALFTIRTGLFAEGRFMGKVLDEWASDTQDFVRTKLPHLVVLAVVALVLARILRLITNRMIRLAERHGGDIVRVAQVKTLAGVVRTTGLAIIFAIVGLQFLEALGVNVGPLLTSAGVAGVAIGLAAQNLVKDMLNGTMILLEDQFNVGDVVTVAGLTGTVETMTLRKTTVRGGDGTLYVIPNSQITTVANQSVDFNNATINVSVDFSADPNKVLEILTSIANDVRNQPEFKDAFLADPQILGVDSVKGSQLIFPVIFKTKPTKQYGPMREFQRRVRLALEQNHMLPGDPMRVFNSFGETGQALATARTPHEEPAKAADPTTLKPQETNPFTGEG; from the coding sequence ATGCACGGTTTCGCCCTGTTTACGATAAGAACCGGACTATTTGCCGAAGGACGGTTCATGGGGAAGGTCCTCGACGAGTGGGCGAGCGACACCCAGGATTTCGTCCGGACGAAGCTGCCGCACCTGGTTGTCCTGGCCGTTGTTGCCCTCGTGCTGGCACGTATTCTGCGGCTCATCACGAACCGGATGATCCGCCTGGCGGAGCGGCACGGCGGAGACATAGTGCGCGTGGCGCAGGTCAAGACGCTGGCAGGCGTCGTCCGCACCACGGGCCTTGCGATCATCTTCGCCATCGTCGGTTTGCAGTTCCTTGAGGCTCTTGGGGTGAACGTGGGCCCGCTGCTGACCTCGGCCGGCGTGGCCGGAGTGGCCATAGGCCTCGCGGCGCAGAACCTGGTCAAAGACATGTTGAACGGCACCATGATCTTGCTGGAGGACCAGTTCAACGTGGGTGATGTGGTGACCGTGGCCGGGCTGACCGGCACGGTGGAGACCATGACGCTGCGCAAGACGACCGTCCGCGGCGGCGACGGAACGCTTTACGTCATTCCCAACTCGCAGATCACCACGGTGGCCAACCAGAGCGTCGACTTCAACAACGCCACCATCAATGTGAGCGTCGACTTCTCCGCCGATCCAAACAAGGTGCTGGAGATTCTGACCTCGATCGCGAATGACGTCCGCAACCAGCCGGAATTCAAGGATGCATTTCTGGCCGATCCGCAGATTCTTGGCGTCGATTCAGTGAAAGGATCGCAGCTGATCTTCCCCGTAATCTTCAAGACCAAGCCGACCAAACAGTACGGGCCCATGCGTGAATTTCAGCGCCGCGTGAGGCTGGCGCTGGAGCAAAACCACATGTTGCCCGGCGACCCCATGCGCGTATTCAATTCGTTCGGCGAAACAGGGCAGGCTCTTGCCACAGCGAGAACCCCGCACGAGGAGCCGGCTAAAGCCGCAGATCCAACCACTTTAAAGCCCCAGGAGACGAACCCGTTCACTGGTGAAGGATGA
- a CDS encoding alpha-ketoacid dehydrogenase subunit alpha/beta codes for MREQTAMDLAVSSPRGLGQEELNGELSPQAMIDIYRLMYMSRRIDDREILLKRQNKIFFQVSGAGHEALQVGAALALRSGYDWFLPYYRDRALCLALGISPTDMFLQAVGAATDPQSGGRQMPCHWSSKPLHIVSTSSSTATQMLHAIGCAEAGRYYSAHPEAAEKANGDYRQFAGVEFHGDEVVLACIGEGSTSEGEFWEALNTASNQKLPVIFLIEDNGYAISVPVEVNTPGGNISRLVANFPNFHFQEIDGTDAETCLRAFQNAARWCRAGNGPAFVHGHCIRPYSHSLSDDDKLYRSAAEREADAMRDPIHRMQMRLLRDKIVTTDQITELEHKWDQEVIEAADAALAAPLPQIDSISKHVYSEDLDITAPPFANENAAEAGSAPGKSKSSQGSAPKTMADLINACLHDEMRRDPRILIYGEDVADASREGVLGEAKGKGGVFKLTAGLQAEFGGERVFNSPLAEANIVGRAVGYAVRGMKPIVEIQFFDYIWPAMHQIRNELALMRWRSNGAWASPVVIRVPIGGYLTGGSIYHSQSGESIFTHIPGLRIAMPSNALDANGLLRTAIRSDDPVMFLEHKRLYRETYGRAPYPGPDFAIPFGKARTVRSGTDITLITYGAVVPRALQAAQLAERKHDISVEIIDLRTLNPYDWEAIAESVLKTSRVIVAHEDMMSWGYGAELAARIADELFEDLDAPVKRVAGMDTFVAYQPILEDVILPQPEKILQAIVDLKAW; via the coding sequence ATGAGGGAGCAAACGGCGATGGATCTGGCAGTTTCCAGCCCGCGGGGGCTTGGGCAAGAAGAATTGAACGGCGAGCTCAGCCCGCAGGCAATGATCGACATCTACCGGTTGATGTACATGTCTCGCCGGATCGACGATCGCGAAATTCTCTTAAAGCGGCAGAATAAGATTTTCTTTCAGGTTTCCGGGGCTGGGCATGAGGCTCTGCAGGTGGGCGCGGCGCTGGCTCTGAGGTCCGGATACGACTGGTTCCTCCCGTACTATCGAGACCGCGCGCTCTGTCTCGCTCTTGGCATTTCGCCGACCGACATGTTTCTGCAGGCGGTGGGCGCTGCAACCGATCCACAAAGCGGTGGCCGGCAGATGCCCTGCCACTGGAGCAGCAAGCCGCTGCACATCGTGAGCACGTCTTCGTCGACCGCGACGCAGATGCTGCATGCCATTGGGTGCGCCGAGGCAGGTCGCTATTACAGCGCGCATCCTGAGGCCGCCGAGAAGGCCAACGGCGATTACCGCCAGTTCGCCGGCGTTGAGTTCCATGGCGATGAAGTGGTGCTGGCATGCATCGGCGAGGGGTCTACGTCGGAAGGCGAATTCTGGGAAGCGCTTAACACGGCCTCGAACCAGAAGCTGCCGGTTATCTTCCTGATTGAAGACAATGGCTACGCCATCAGCGTGCCGGTGGAAGTGAACACGCCTGGCGGCAATATTTCGCGCCTGGTCGCCAACTTCCCCAACTTCCACTTCCAGGAGATTGACGGGACCGACGCTGAGACGTGCCTGCGTGCCTTCCAGAATGCTGCGCGCTGGTGCCGCGCGGGCAATGGCCCCGCGTTTGTGCATGGCCATTGCATCCGGCCCTACTCACACTCGCTCTCGGATGACGACAAGCTTTACCGCTCGGCGGCGGAGCGCGAAGCCGACGCCATGCGGGATCCGATCCATCGCATGCAGATGCGCCTGCTACGGGACAAGATCGTCACTACGGACCAGATCACCGAGCTCGAGCACAAGTGGGACCAGGAAGTGATTGAGGCTGCTGACGCCGCGCTGGCTGCGCCGCTTCCGCAGATCGACAGCATTTCGAAGCACGTTTATTCGGAAGACCTCGACATTACTGCGCCGCCGTTTGCGAACGAGAACGCGGCGGAGGCTGGTTCGGCTCCCGGCAAGTCAAAGAGCTCGCAGGGAAGCGCGCCGAAGACAATGGCCGACCTGATCAACGCCTGTCTGCACGATGAAATGCGCCGCGACCCGCGCATCCTCATCTACGGCGAAGACGTTGCCGACGCGAGCCGCGAAGGCGTGCTGGGTGAAGCGAAGGGCAAGGGCGGAGTCTTTAAGCTGACTGCCGGCCTGCAGGCGGAATTCGGCGGGGAGCGCGTGTTCAACTCGCCGCTGGCTGAGGCCAATATCGTTGGCCGCGCCGTTGGTTATGCAGTGCGCGGCATGAAGCCGATTGTCGAAATTCAGTTCTTCGACTACATCTGGCCCGCCATGCATCAGATCCGCAATGAGCTGGCGCTGATGCGCTGGCGCTCGAATGGCGCGTGGGCTTCGCCTGTTGTGATTCGCGTGCCGATCGGCGGCTATCTCACCGGCGGATCGATCTATCACTCGCAGTCGGGCGAAAGCATCTTCACGCACATTCCGGGGCTGCGCATTGCCATGCCGTCGAACGCCCTCGACGCCAACGGACTGTTGCGCACAGCGATCCGCTCGGACGACCCGGTGATGTTCCTCGAGCACAAACGGCTTTATCGCGAGACTTATGGCCGCGCGCCTTATCCGGGGCCGGACTTCGCGATTCCGTTCGGCAAGGCGCGCACGGTTCGCTCCGGGACCGACATCACCCTGATCACCTACGGCGCAGTGGTTCCGCGTGCATTGCAAGCTGCGCAGCTTGCTGAGCGCAAGCACGACATCTCGGTGGAGATCATCGACCTGCGCACGCTCAATCCGTATGATTGGGAAGCCATCGCTGAATCTGTCCTCAAGACGAGCCGCGTCATCGTTGCGCATGAAGACATGATGAGCTGGGGCTACGGCGCTGAGCTTGCCGCGCGCATTGCCGATGAGCTCTTCGAAGACCTGGATGCGCCGGTGAAGCGCGTCGCCGGTATGGACACGTTCGTGGCCTATCAGCCGATTCTCGAAGACGTTATCCTGCCGCAGCCGGAGAAGATTTTGCAGGCGATTGTGGATCTGAAGGCGTGGTAG
- a CDS encoding OmpH family outer membrane protein, with protein sequence MKRAKAVSVILAAGMSLAAAAQNPAATAAGSTPAPKVGIIQFQAAVTATNEFQRDVAALQKKFQPQRDQLKSLSDEIDALSKQLQSQGATLSDADRTAKGRQLDEKQKQAQRLADDAQNDYSQQLQDVFSRVAQKVDQLVLDYSKQQGFTVVIDGGATGQQDQTPMVLYWAPSTDISKTIVDAYNTKSGVPAPPPETPSAPAPAPAAPR encoded by the coding sequence ATGAAGCGCGCCAAAGCCGTTTCCGTCATTCTGGCTGCAGGAATGTCGCTTGCAGCCGCAGCCCAAAATCCAGCCGCCACGGCCGCGGGCTCAACGCCGGCTCCAAAGGTGGGCATCATTCAGTTTCAGGCTGCCGTGACCGCGACGAACGAGTTCCAGCGCGACGTCGCCGCTCTGCAGAAGAAATTTCAGCCTCAGCGCGATCAATTGAAGAGTCTGAGCGATGAGATAGACGCGTTGTCCAAGCAGTTGCAGAGTCAGGGCGCAACGCTCAGCGATGCCGATCGTACAGCCAAGGGTCGCCAACTCGACGAGAAGCAGAAGCAGGCGCAACGCCTGGCCGACGACGCCCAGAACGACTACTCGCAGCAATTGCAGGATGTATTTTCCAGAGTGGCGCAAAAGGTGGATCAGCTCGTGCTCGACTACTCCAAGCAGCAGGGCTTCACCGTAGTCATAGATGGGGGCGCCACCGGACAACAGGACCAGACCCCGATGGTGCTGTATTGGGCCCCTTCGACGGATATCAGCAAGACCATTGTGGATGCTTACAACACCAAGTCGGGTGTGCCTGCGCCGCCGCCGGAAACGCCTTCCGCTCCTGCACCGGCGCCTGCCGCGCCCAGATAG
- a CDS encoding cytochrome P460 family protein has translation MRLKLLARGVCLLALSAFLFILLKPQHVAHAAPQAGPAYAANGDMLPPNYREWIYLTTGIDMSYNPKATGGGQSMFDNVFVNPEAYRSFVATGTWPDKTVLVLEGRVARSKGSINTRGQFQSEQLMGGFEVHVKDQARFPNKWAFFDFDSPTKNGTLIPEKAPCYSCHQQHAAVDTTFVQFYPTLLPIAREKHTLSAEFAKEDAATQGPSDKVTK, from the coding sequence GTGCGCCTGAAACTGCTTGCCAGAGGCGTGTGCTTGCTGGCTCTCTCTGCTTTCCTGTTCATTTTGCTTAAGCCACAACATGTAGCGCATGCCGCGCCGCAGGCCGGGCCCGCCTACGCCGCCAATGGCGACATGCTTCCGCCCAATTATCGTGAATGGATCTACCTCACTACCGGTATCGACATGAGCTACAACCCCAAAGCTACCGGGGGCGGTCAGTCCATGTTCGACAACGTGTTTGTGAATCCCGAGGCATATCGCAGCTTTGTTGCCACAGGAACTTGGCCCGACAAGACAGTACTGGTCCTCGAGGGCCGCGTGGCGCGCAGCAAAGGATCGATCAATACTCGAGGACAGTTCCAGTCTGAGCAGCTCATGGGTGGCTTCGAAGTGCACGTGAAGGACCAGGCGCGCTTCCCCAACAAGTGGGCGTTCTTCGACTTCGATTCGCCAACCAAGAATGGCACGCTTATTCCTGAGAAGGCGCCCTGCTACTCGTGCCACCAGCAGCACGCCGCCGTGGATACAACCTTCGTTCAGTTCTACCCGACGCTGCTGCCCATCGCGCGGGAGAAGCATACGCTGAGCGCGGAGTTCGCAAAGGAAGATGCGGCCACTCAGGGTCCGAGTGACAAAGTTACAAAGTGA